The proteins below are encoded in one region of Ursus arctos isolate Adak ecotype North America unplaced genomic scaffold, UrsArc2.0 scaffold_24, whole genome shotgun sequence:
- the SKA2 gene encoding spindle and kinetochore-associated protein 2: MEAEVDKLELMFQKADSDLDYIQYRLEYEIKTNHPDTEGKKNPVTLLKELSAIKSRYQTLHARFKPIAAEQKETKNRICATVNKTMTVIQELQKQTDLELSPLSKEEKTAAEQLKSFMSDF, from the exons ATGGAGGCGGAGGTCGATAAGCTGGAACTGATG TTCCAGAAAGCTGACTCTGATCTGGATTACATTCAGTACAGGCTGGAATATGAAATCAAGACTAATCATCCTGATACAGAAGGCAAG AAAAATCCAGTTACACTCTTAAAGGAATTGTCAGCAATAAAGTCTCGATATCAAACTTTGCATGCACGCTTTAAACCAATTGCTGCAGAGCAGAAAGAGACTAAGAACCGCATTTGTGCTACTGTCAATAAGACTATGACCGTGATacaagaactacaaaaacaaacagaccTGGAG CTGTCACCACTgagtaaagaagagaaaactgcgGCAGAGCAATTAAAATCTTTCATGTCAGACTTCTGA